The window GACACCCGAATCGACCGGCTCAGCGGTACAAAGGCGGCGTGTACGACCGCTCACTCACCGACGAGGTGCTCCCTGCCGCGCCCGCAGGCGACTTCCGGGGGATCTCCTACACCGAGATGCGCGAGATCGTTCGCCACCTTGCGGCCGGCTTCCGCGACCTCGGCGTCGAGACAGGCGACCGGGTCGGCATCTTCTCCACCACGCGCATGGAGTGGGCCCAGGCGGACTTCGCCCTGCTCTCGGCGGGAGCCGTCGTCACCACCGTCTACAAGAGTTCCTCGGCCAGTCAGGTGCAGTACTTGCTCGACGACCCCAACGCAACCGGTGTCGTCGTCGAGAACGGGGACGCCCTCGAGCGGGTGCTCGAGGTGGAGGACGCCCTCGACATCGAGTTTATCGTCACGATGGACGCGCTCGAGGGGTACGACGACCGCGAGGACATTCTGACTCTGGCGGACGTCCACGCCCGCGGGGAGGAGACCTTCAATCTCGAGGCGTACCAGACGTGGGTCGACGAACCGGAGCAGGACGATCTAGCGAGTCTGATCTACACCAGCGGGACGACGGGCCAGCCCAAGGGCGTCCAGCTTACCCACGGCAACTTCCGGGCCAACATCAACCAGATCCGAAAGCGCTACGGCCCCCGTCCCGACAAGGCCGACGATGTGCCCGTTCTCGACGAGAACAGCCAGACCGTCTCGTTCCTGCCGCTGGCGCACGTCTTCGAGCGGACGGCCGGCCACTTCCTGATGTTCGCTAGCGGGGCCTGCGTCGCCTACGCCGAGGATCCGGACACGCTTAAGGAGGATTTCGGTGCCGTCGGCCCGACGACGGCGACGAGCGTCCCGCGCGTGTACGAGAAGATCTACGACGCCATCCGCGAGCAGGCCAGCGAGTCGTCGGTCAAAGAGCGGATCTTCCACTGGGCGACCGACGTCGGCCGCGAGTTCGCCGAATCCGACGAGCCGAGTGGCGTCCTCGCGGCCAAACACGCGGTGGCCGACCGCCTCGTCTTCGCCCAGGTTCGGGAGGCCCTCGGAGGGAACATCGAACTCCTCATCAGCGGCGGCGGCAGCCTCTCGGCGGAGCTGTGCACCCTCTATCACGGGATGGGCCTCCCCATCTACGAGGGGTACGGCCTGACCGAGACCGCGCCGGTGTTGACGGTGAATCCGCCCGAGGAGCCCAAAATCGGCACCATCGGCCCGGCGCTCCCGGACGTCACCCTGCGGATCGACGAGTCGGTCGCAGACCAGGACGTCTTCGACGACCCCGGCAAGGTGGGCGAACTCCTCGTCCAGGGGCCGAACGTGACCGAGGGCTACTGGAACAAGCCGAGCGCGACCAACCGGGCGTTCCTCGAGGACGGGAACG of the Natronosalvus vescus genome contains:
- a CDS encoding AMP-dependent synthetase/ligase gives rise to the protein MNWRDAEREYDDAVIAETSLGRLFEDTADRHPNRPAQRYKGGVYDRSLTDEVLPAAPAGDFRGISYTEMREIVRHLAAGFRDLGVETGDRVGIFSTTRMEWAQADFALLSAGAVVTTVYKSSSASQVQYLLDDPNATGVVVENGDALERVLEVEDALDIEFIVTMDALEGYDDREDILTLADVHARGEETFNLEAYQTWVDEPEQDDLASLIYTSGTTGQPKGVQLTHGNFRANINQIRKRYGPRPDKADDVPVLDENSQTVSFLPLAHVFERTAGHFLMFASGACVAYAEDPDTLKEDFGAVGPTTATSVPRVYEKIYDAIREQASESSVKERIFHWATDVGREFAESDEPSGVLAAKHAVADRLVFAQVREALGGNIELLISGGGSLSAELCTLYHGMGLPIYEGYGLTETAPVLTVNPPEEPKIGTIGPALPDVTLRIDESVADQDVFDDPGKVGELLVQGPNVTEGYWNKPSATNRAFLEDGNERWFRTGDIVHLRPDGYVEFRERVKQILVLSTGKNVAPGPIEDAFAASEVVEQAMVVGDGEKFIGALLVPNLEHVRQWADEAGIDLPAEAEAVCEHERVRSYVEEEVDRVNENFERHETIKQFRLVPVEFTEDNEMLTPTMKKKRRVILERFDDRVEDIYAGV